From Woronichinia naegeliana WA131, the proteins below share one genomic window:
- the argB gene encoding acetylglutamate kinase, translating into MSNTSDYIGEEAATRVRILSEALPYIQHFAGRTVVIKYGGAAMKDSSLKDKVIRDIVFMASVGVRPVVVHGGGPEINTWLDKLGIEAKFKDGLRVTDGPTMDVVEMVLVGRVNKELVSLINQAGGQAVGLCGKDGNLVTARQISNKDIGFVGEVSSVNARLVESLGKSGYIPVISSVAADESGQAYNINADTFAGEVAAALGAEKLILLTDTRGILRDYKDPSTLITKLDIQQARDLIKEGVVAGGMIPKVNCCVRSLAQGVRATHIIDGRLPHALLLEVFSDLGIGSMIVASGYKY; encoded by the coding sequence ATGAGCAATACCAGCGACTACATCGGCGAAGAGGCAGCAACTAGAGTTCGGATTCTTAGTGAAGCTTTACCCTACATTCAACACTTTGCCGGACGGACAGTCGTGATTAAATATGGGGGGGCGGCCATGAAGGATAGCTCTCTCAAAGATAAAGTGATTCGAGATATTGTCTTTATGGCTTCCGTCGGTGTACGGCCCGTCGTGGTGCATGGTGGTGGCCCCGAAATTAATACCTGGCTAGATAAGTTAGGCATTGAAGCCAAGTTCAAAGATGGTTTACGGGTGACAGACGGCCCCACGATGGATGTGGTGGAAATGGTTCTAGTCGGTCGCGTCAATAAGGAATTAGTTTCTCTGATTAATCAAGCTGGCGGTCAGGCCGTCGGTCTTTGCGGTAAAGATGGTAATCTGGTCACGGCTCGACAAATCTCCAACAAAGATATTGGTTTTGTGGGAGAAGTCAGTTCTGTTAATGCGCGTTTAGTCGAATCCCTAGGGAAAAGTGGCTACATTCCAGTGATTTCCAGTGTGGCGGCGGATGAGTCGGGACAGGCCTATAATATCAATGCCGATACCTTTGCCGGTGAAGTGGCAGCGGCTCTGGGAGCCGAAAAGTTGATCCTACTGACCGATACTCGCGGTATTCTACGGGATTACAAAGATCCTTCGACTCTGATTACCAAATTGGATATTCAACAGGCCCGAGATTTAATTAAAGAAGGTGTGGTGGCTGGCGGCATGATCCCCAAGGTGAATTGTTGTGTAAGATCCCTAGCTCAAGGAGTACGAGCAACCCATATCATTGATGGTCGGTTGCCCCATGCCTTGTTATTGGAAGTTTTCAGTGATTTGGGGATCGGTTCTATGATTGTGGCCTCTGGCTATAAGTACTAG
- a CDS encoding recombinase family protein codes for MRIIAYLYSDPCLESPPDRFMWGVEVDQVYVDLGNYQQLENLLQDCQLSPPNYLLVRRLEELGANLTQIGDRLTTLESLGIEIIAIEQDYSTTSPPSRPQWLQLLENIQQQQQRQRQKQGHARNRVQGLPPPGKAPYGYRREQGRYILDRTTAPIIKDFFEHYLLYASLREAIRYLDKRYGKKIAVSTGHNWLKNPVYRGNLSYHNQDVIVGNHPAILSREEAAQIDRLLRRGSDFAARTASAPRSLAGLVFCQVCQSSFTVSQVKPQKTKNPAKTYLYLRAANCQSQPKCRAINYEQILFKIISQICQDLPATVAQLNLPNLDQMKQGIRHAIQEKEETIQKLPTLESQGLLDSQIIELQIYKFKTEIAQLRQQLDQLPPEELKKIIKTVAIPQFWLDLSEIERRFYFREFIRQIQITPPKKSTNSDWQIKLVFVF; via the coding sequence ATGCGAATTATTGCCTATCTTTATAGTGATCCCTGCCTCGAATCCCCTCCCGATCGCTTTATGTGGGGAGTAGAAGTAGATCAGGTTTATGTGGACTTAGGCAATTATCAACAACTGGAAAACTTATTACAGGATTGTCAATTATCTCCACCGAATTATCTACTGGTTCGTCGTTTAGAGGAGTTGGGGGCTAATTTGACGCAAATCGGCGATCGCTTAACCACCCTAGAGTCCTTGGGAATTGAAATTATTGCGATCGAACAAGATTACAGTACCACCTCTCCCCCCTCCCGTCCGCAATGGCTCCAACTGTTAGAAAATATTCAGCAACAACAGCAACGTCAACGCCAAAAACAGGGTCATGCCCGTAATCGTGTTCAAGGCTTACCACCACCAGGGAAAGCTCCCTATGGCTATCGTCGAGAACAGGGTCGTTATATCTTAGATCGCACCACCGCCCCCATCATAAAAGATTTTTTTGAGCATTATTTACTGTACGCTTCCTTACGAGAAGCCATTCGTTATTTGGATAAACGTTATGGCAAAAAAATTGCTGTTTCAACAGGACATAATTGGTTAAAAAATCCTGTCTATCGAGGCAATTTAAGCTATCACAATCAAGATGTCATTGTTGGTAATCATCCCGCCATCCTATCCAGAGAAGAAGCCGCCCAAATTGATCGTTTATTGCGACGAGGTAGCGACTTTGCCGCTAGAACAGCCAGTGCCCCCCGTTCCCTAGCCGGTTTAGTTTTTTGCCAAGTCTGTCAATCCTCTTTTACCGTTAGTCAAGTTAAACCCCAAAAAACAAAGAATCCGGCAAAAACCTATCTTTATCTTCGGGCTGCCAACTGTCAGAGTCAACCGAAATGTCGCGCAATTAACTATGAGCAAATTCTCTTTAAAATTATTAGCCAAATTTGTCAAGATTTACCAGCCACCGTCGCTCAGTTAAATCTACCTAATCTGGATCAAATGAAACAAGGCATCCGCCACGCTATTCAGGAAAAGGAAGAAACGATACAAAAATTACCCACTTTGGAAAGTCAAGGTCTTTTAGATTCACAAATAATAGAACTGCAAATCTACAAATTCAAAACCGAAATTGCCCAATTACGACAACAGTTAGATCAATTACCTCCCGAAGAACTCAAGAAAATCATTAAGACAGTGGCCATACCACAATTCTGGCTAGATTTATCAGAAATAGAACGGCGTTTTTACTTTCGAGAATTTATCCGCCAAATCCAAATTACGCCACCCAAGAAGTCCACAAATTCTGATTGGCAAATTAAATTAGTGTTTGTATTTTAG
- a CDS encoding SIMPL domain-containing protein (The SIMPL domain is named for its presence in mouse protein SIMPL (signalling molecule that associates with mouse pelle-like kinase). Bacterial member BP26, from Brucella, was shown to assemble into a channel-like structure, while YggE from E. coli has been associated with resistance to oxidative stress.), whose protein sequence is MIISTKMVQSLFLATTLGFLTLIPPAQAEDKVIRTLTVTGEGVENIATSLAQVELGVEVTAPTATEVQQDVAKRTNAVVDLLRSRSVEKLQTTGIQLQPNYEYANNQRKLNGYTGTNTVSFRLPTEAVGGLLDQSVKVGATRINGVSFMSAEEAIAAAQKIALKRATEDAQSQANAVFQALNLTPKDVISVQINGANVPIPPRFRTDYMVQAAAAPAPTPVIGGDQSVRGSVTLQIAY, encoded by the coding sequence ATGATCATTTCGACCAAAATGGTTCAATCTCTCTTTTTAGCAACAACCTTAGGCTTCTTGACCCTGATTCCTCCTGCTCAGGCCGAGGATAAAGTCATCCGAACCTTAACCGTGACGGGGGAAGGGGTTGAAAATATTGCCACCAGTTTAGCCCAGGTGGAGTTAGGGGTAGAAGTCACGGCTCCGACGGCAACCGAGGTACAGCAGGATGTGGCTAAACGAACCAATGCGGTGGTGGATTTGCTGCGATCGCGGTCAGTGGAAAAGCTACAAACAACGGGCATTCAATTACAACCCAACTATGAATATGCCAACAATCAACGCAAGTTAAATGGCTATACTGGCACAAATACCGTCAGCTTTCGCCTACCCACAGAAGCAGTGGGCGGTTTATTGGATCAGTCAGTCAAGGTTGGTGCTACTCGCATTAATGGGGTGAGTTTTATGTCCGCCGAGGAAGCGATCGCCGCCGCCCAAAAAATCGCGCTCAAAAGAGCAACAGAAGATGCCCAATCCCAAGCTAATGCTGTTTTTCAAGCTCTCAACCTAACCCCCAAAGACGTGATATCTGTCCAGATTAATGGCGCGAATGTACCAATCCCCCCCCGTTTTCGTACAGATTATATGGTACAAGCAGCGGCCGCTCCGGCTCCAACTCCGGTCATTGGCGGTGATCAATCGGTGCGGGGTTCTGTCACCTTACAAATTGCCTACTAA
- a CDS encoding riboflavin synthase subunit alpha produces the protein MLVLSLVSLAIASISTFIFLNVQEDVIRPCFAVTAALALLLTLCLAPWALKLTLVAIPITLERLYGGAV, from the coding sequence ATGCTTGTTCTCTCTTTGGTTTCATTGGCGATCGCCTCCATCTCGACCTTTATTTTTCTTAACGTACAGGAAGATGTCATTCGTCCTTGCTTTGCGGTGACAGCCGCCTTGGCCTTACTGTTAACCCTTTGTTTGGCCCCTTGGGCCTTGAAACTCACCCTAGTGGCCATTCCGATTACCTTAGAACGCCTTTACGGTGGGGCTGTCTAG
- a CDS encoding glycosyltransferase: MRIALFTETFLPKIDGIVTRLKHTVEHLQRQGNQVLVFCPEGGLKEYKGAKIHGVTGMPLPLYPELKLAIPRPHLRTVIEKFQPDLIHVVNPAVLGLGGIYYAKTLNIPLVASYHTHLPQYLQHYGLGALEGLLWELLKLGHNQASLNLCTSTAMVEELRHHGIERVDLWQRGVDTELFQPHLFSRQMRSRLSQGNPDAPLLLYVGRVSAEKQIDEIKPVLEAIPHARLAIVGDGPHRETLISHFAGTPTYFAGYMQGLELAAAFATADAFIFPSRTETLGLVLLEAMAAGCPVVAAASGGIPDIVTDGVNGYLFDPQDSQGAVKATQRLLDAKEERERLRQNARLEAERWGWAAATQQLQQYYRQVLGVQSFPQAA; this comes from the coding sequence ATGCGAATTGCTCTCTTTACAGAAACTTTCTTACCGAAAATCGATGGTATTGTCACCCGTCTTAAGCATACTGTTGAACACCTCCAACGGCAGGGTAATCAAGTGCTCGTCTTCTGCCCAGAAGGCGGCTTAAAAGAATACAAAGGAGCTAAAATTCATGGCGTGACGGGAATGCCCTTACCGCTCTACCCGGAACTAAAATTAGCCATTCCCCGCCCTCATCTGAGAACCGTCATTGAAAAGTTTCAGCCGGATCTGATCCATGTGGTTAATCCCGCCGTTTTAGGTCTTGGTGGTATTTATTATGCGAAAACCCTGAATATTCCTCTGGTTGCTTCTTACCACACCCATTTACCTCAATATTTGCAGCATTACGGTTTAGGAGCCTTGGAAGGCCTATTGTGGGAACTGTTAAAACTTGGCCATAACCAAGCCAGTCTCAACCTTTGCACCTCGACCGCCATGGTAGAAGAATTACGTCATCATGGCATTGAACGGGTCGATCTCTGGCAACGGGGAGTAGATACAGAATTATTTCAGCCCCATCTCTTTTCTCGACAAATGCGATCGCGCCTTTCCCAGGGAAACCCCGACGCGCCTTTACTCCTCTATGTGGGTCGAGTTTCTGCCGAAAAACAAATTGATGAAATTAAACCTGTCCTAGAAGCCATTCCCCATGCTCGTTTGGCTATTGTCGGGGATGGCCCCCACCGTGAAACCCTGATCAGTCATTTTGCTGGCACCCCCACCTATTTTGCTGGTTATATGCAGGGACTAGAATTAGCGGCGGCCTTTGCGACGGCGGATGCCTTTATTTTTCCCTCTCGCACCGAAACCCTCGGTTTAGTCTTACTTGAAGCCATGGCCGCCGGTTGTCCAGTGGTTGCAGCAGCCTCTGGCGGAATTCCCGATATTGTGACTGATGGTGTCAATGGTTATCTTTTTGATCCTCAAGACAGCCAGGGCGCAGTGAAAGCAACCCAACGGCTATTAGATGCCAAGGAAGAACGGGAAAGATTACGTCAAAATGCTCGACTGGAGGCTGAACGCTGGGGTTGGGCGGCAGCAACTCAACAGTTACAGCAATATTATCGTCAGGTTTTAGGCGTGCAATCTTTTCCGCAAGCGGCCTAG
- a CDS encoding pyridoxal phosphate-dependent aminotransferase: MDAVQSPVIPLVGKLIAENPGTISLGQGIAFYPPPPQILTAIATSFEDVTNHQYKSVQGIPSLQTAIAAKLAQDNQITIEASQNAVMVTAGANMGFLNAILAITSPGDEIILNTPYYFNHEMAIRMVGCQPICVPTNSCYQLQPEAIAAAITPRTRAIVTISPNNPTGAVYSAQTLQEINQLCQVQGLYHISDEAYEYFTYDSVQHFSPASLPHSAAHTISLFSLSKSYGMAGWRIGYMVIPQSLLLAVQKIQDTNLICPPVVGQYAAIAALEAGSAYCQQFLPEITHSRHRLLTALGKISDLCDWVITEGAFYNFIKVHLPYPDLEIVQRLIREHQVAVLPGSTFGMKEGCYLRIAYGALHQENVTTGTERLIQGLRILSQAKNSH, from the coding sequence ATGGATGCTGTTCAATCTCCCGTTATTCCTCTCGTCGGAAAGTTGATTGCCGAAAATCCTGGCACCATTTCTCTCGGACAGGGTATTGCTTTTTATCCCCCACCGCCCCAGATTTTAACGGCGATCGCCACCAGTTTTGAGGATGTCACTAACCATCAGTATAAATCGGTGCAAGGGATTCCCTCCTTACAAACCGCGATCGCTGCCAAGTTAGCCCAGGACAATCAGATCACGATTGAGGCAAGCCAGAATGCTGTCATGGTAACGGCTGGGGCCAATATGGGTTTTCTGAATGCCATTTTAGCCATTACCTCACCAGGCGATGAAATCATTCTCAATACGCCCTACTACTTCAATCATGAAATGGCCATTCGTATGGTCGGTTGTCAACCGATCTGTGTACCCACGAATAGCTGTTATCAACTCCAGCCAGAAGCGATCGCCGCAGCTATTACCCCAAGAACCCGTGCGATCGTCACCATTTCTCCCAACAATCCCACTGGTGCTGTATATTCAGCCCAAACCCTTCAGGAAATTAATCAACTTTGTCAGGTGCAAGGTCTCTATCACATTAGCGATGAAGCCTATGAATACTTTACCTACGACAGTGTTCAGCACTTTTCTCCTGCTTCTTTGCCCCACAGCGCAGCCCATACCATTTCCCTATTTAGTTTATCTAAGTCCTATGGCATGGCCGGCTGGCGAATCGGTTATATGGTTATTCCCCAATCTTTACTGTTGGCAGTCCAAAAAATTCAGGATACTAACTTGATCTGTCCTCCCGTCGTTGGTCAATATGCGGCGATCGCGGCTTTAGAGGCTGGTTCTGCCTATTGCCAACAGTTTTTACCCGAAATTACCCATAGTCGTCACAGATTACTCACTGCCCTAGGGAAAATTTCAGATCTTTGTGATTGGGTGATAACCGAGGGAGCTTTTTACAATTTTATTAAAGTTCATCTCCCCTACCCGGATTTAGAAATCGTGCAGAGATTGATCCGAGAGCATCAGGTGGCAGTTTTACCTGGTTCGACCTTTGGCATGAAAGAAGGTTGTTATCTCCGTATTGCCTATGGAGCCTTACATCAAGAAAACGTCACAACCGGGACAGAAAGATTAATACAAGGGTTACGAATCCTGAGTCAGGCAAAAAATAGCCACTGA
- a CDS encoding cyanoexosortase A system-associated protein has translation MNQKVLLLFLFGLIASIQLTLFWRVQEDFNNWFLQLSLYLSILWHLYQRRFSLTLVNSFPSSILGFCLVIIPFLKPEFAVKEVSIFWLFLPVVSAVGLALLASGFQGIKQFWRELFLITVFPLITILVKLFGMLFKITVISAKLTAFILWYLGFESATQGSLVYVNNGVIEVLSECTAIPLLILLLKVSFLLTFLFPYLLRNKYLPFLLAGIISVTFSISRLIILALAVTDKSAFSYWHGVNGSNLLAFLSLFSFGIIILLVSPSHISSPSPTGTLPKNVRSRPVWIIFTGVSLVIILLNLWLNPSMGLEKKVVYQFPSQLSITGWQLINAESIPLPQQQPEQEAEAAQPTTEGEVDKTKDILSGKIYSYKKDGQTLTINLYYIPITLGDVREYYQQFSRLPNLPSPKTIIEKANANGYHLEFSEQQKRYLTACINSHGKSTATIPQFIAYFYRPYLNPSQWFNLLSGKQTLRDRRCLWGQLSLTGAKGSETELETVWQELLAYWQTNFPPLKP, from the coding sequence ATGAATCAAAAAGTTCTGCTCTTATTCCTCTTTGGGTTAATTGCCTCCATTCAATTAACTCTCTTCTGGCGAGTGCAAGAAGATTTCAATAACTGGTTTTTACAGTTATCTTTATACCTGAGTATCCTTTGGCATCTATACCAACGCAGATTTAGCCTAACTCTTGTTAACTCTTTCCCGTCCAGTATTCTCGGTTTCTGTTTAGTTATTATTCCTTTCTTAAAACCTGAATTTGCAGTAAAAGAAGTCTCTATTTTTTGGTTATTTCTTCCCGTTGTTAGTGCGGTTGGATTAGCACTATTAGCTTCAGGTTTTCAGGGAATTAAACAATTTTGGCGAGAGTTGTTTCTTATTACCGTATTTCCGTTAATTACTATTTTAGTAAAGCTCTTTGGGATGCTGTTTAAAATCACAGTTATCTCTGCGAAACTTACCGCTTTTATTTTGTGGTATCTTGGTTTTGAATCAGCAACTCAGGGATCTCTGGTTTATGTGAATAATGGTGTAATTGAAGTTCTATCAGAATGTACGGCAATACCGCTTCTAATCTTGCTATTAAAAGTTTCTTTCTTACTAACTTTTCTTTTTCCTTACCTTCTCAGAAATAAGTATTTACCTTTTCTTCTTGCAGGGATTATTAGTGTTACTTTTTCGATTTCTAGGCTGATCATTCTTGCTTTAGCAGTAACAGATAAATCTGCATTTAGCTATTGGCATGGTGTCAATGGGAGTAACCTCCTTGCATTCCTTTCTCTATTCTCCTTTGGGATAATTATTCTTCTGGTTTCACCTAGTCATATTTCCTCGCCCTCTCCAACTGGAACTTTACCTAAAAACGTGCGATCGCGTCCTGTCTGGATAATATTTACAGGTGTCAGTTTAGTCATCATTTTATTAAATTTGTGGCTGAATCCTAGTATGGGTCTAGAGAAAAAGGTTGTCTATCAATTCCCCTCCCAATTGTCGATTACAGGTTGGCAACTTATCAACGCTGAATCTATTCCTCTGCCACAGCAACAACCAGAACAAGAGGCAGAAGCGGCTCAACCAACGACCGAGGGGGAAGTAGATAAGACTAAGGATATTTTGTCAGGAAAGATCTATTCTTACAAAAAAGATGGTCAGACTTTAACGATCAATTTATACTATATTCCGATAACCTTGGGTGATGTGAGGGAATATTATCAGCAATTCAGTCGCTTGCCGAATTTGCCCTCTCCTAAAACAATTATTGAAAAAGCGAATGCCAACGGTTATCACTTAGAATTTTCTGAACAACAAAAACGCTACTTAACAGCTTGTATTAATTCTCATGGCAAAAGTACAGCGACTATTCCTCAATTTATTGCCTACTTTTATCGCCCTTATCTTAATCCTTCTCAATGGTTTAATTTATTAAGTGGAAAACAAACTCTTCGCGATCGCCGTTGTCTCTGGGGTCAACTTTCGTTAACGGGAGCAAAGGGCAGTGAGACAGAATTGGAAACGGTTTGGCAGGAATTATTGGCTTATTGGCAGACCAATTTTCCGCCCTTAAAACCCTAG
- a CDS encoding DUF1824 family protein: MPDLTPSTVVNSLSQNLALLKSYSCLTVKVPASTTEKEALQQAIIQVCQASEYENLGICADRLDVAITTLNQYLAALGYTGQLDSSIFPESKEYEPIYLKFNTQKMSHYSDRYEGTYRGVLIACQSEDQTLAGTYGYFPLDLFAPS, translated from the coding sequence ATGCCAGACTTAACCCCTTCCACGGTTGTCAATTCCCTATCCCAAAATCTAGCTCTATTGAAAAGCTATAGTTGTTTGACGGTCAAAGTTCCTGCTTCAACGACTGAAAAAGAGGCACTACAACAAGCCATCATTCAGGTTTGTCAAGCATCAGAATACGAAAATCTCGGCATTTGTGCTGATCGTCTGGATGTGGCCATTACGACTTTAAATCAGTATCTTGCTGCTTTGGGTTACACAGGTCAGCTAGATTCCTCTATCTTTCCTGAATCAAAAGAGTATGAACCGATTTATTTGAAGTTTAATACCCAAAAAATGAGTCACTACAGCGATCGCTATGAAGGAACCTATCGCGGTGTTTTAATTGCCTGTCAATCGGAAGATCAGACTTTAGCTGGAACCTATGGTTATTTTCCGCTAGATTTATTTGCACCATCTTAG
- the clpS gene encoding ATP-dependent Clp protease adapter ClpS, whose translation MSTEVLEKRSTVSETIRKPAPRYKVLLHNDDFNSMEYVVQTLIQTIAGLTQPQAVDIMMEAHTNGLALVITCALEHAEFYCETLNHHGLISTIEPDE comes from the coding sequence GTGTCCACAGAAGTCCTAGAAAAGCGTTCCACCGTCTCTGAAACCATCCGTAAACCGGCCCCTCGCTATAAGGTTCTCCTGCATAATGACGACTTTAATTCGATGGAATATGTCGTTCAAACCCTCATACAAACAATTGCAGGACTCACTCAACCCCAGGCCGTCGATATTATGATGGAAGCCCACACCAACGGTCTAGCCCTGGTGATTACCTGTGCCCTAGAACATGCTGAATTTTATTGTGAAACCCTCAACCATCATGGGTTGATTAGCACCATTGAGCCAGATGAATAA
- a CDS encoding GNAT family N-acetyltransferase — protein MFKSYSSPYSITWHQRIADIPQSAWDALALPLKTPFLEWEWLNNLETSGSATAKTGWQPSHLTIWKNKELVGAAALYIKGHSYGEFVFDHQWADLGHRLGIRYYPKLLGMAPFTPAEGYRFLIAPDEDEWEITQQMVSAIDHFCDRQGLSGCNFLFVDPEWRKMMAHLGFSHWLHHSYIWKNQGFEQFEDYLSIFNANQRRNIKRERKSVVQAGLNIKVFAGEEVPHHLYPLIYRFYSSTCDKFYWGSKYLTRKFFEQLYPKYRDRVVVIAAYNDAFDQVENEHPVGLSFCLRKGENFYGRYWGSLQEYDCLHFEACYYQPIDWAIQQGITLFDPGAGGQHKRRRGFPATPNYSLHRFYHPKMTQILQYYIDEINQIEQAEIEAINQDLPFSKREIELKL, from the coding sequence ATGTTCAAATCCTATTCTTCCCCCTACTCGATTACTTGGCATCAAAGAATTGCAGATATTCCCCAATCCGCTTGGGATGCTTTAGCATTACCCCTCAAAACGCCTTTTTTAGAATGGGAATGGTTGAATAATCTGGAAACCTCTGGCAGTGCTACAGCTAAAACGGGTTGGCAACCTTCTCATTTAACGATTTGGAAAAATAAAGAATTGGTCGGTGCGGCGGCTCTTTATATTAAGGGTCACAGCTATGGTGAATTTGTTTTTGATCATCAGTGGGCTGATCTGGGTCATCGTTTAGGCATTCGTTACTATCCCAAATTATTGGGAATGGCTCCTTTTACCCCCGCCGAGGGTTATCGTTTTCTGATCGCACCCGATGAGGATGAGTGGGAAATTACGCAGCAGATGGTATCCGCCATTGATCATTTCTGTGATCGCCAGGGTTTATCGGGTTGCAACTTTCTGTTTGTTGATCCTGAATGGCGAAAAATGATGGCTCATCTAGGGTTTTCCCATTGGTTACACCATAGCTATATTTGGAAAAATCAAGGTTTTGAACAATTTGAAGATTATTTGTCTATTTTTAATGCGAATCAACGCCGCAATATTAAACGAGAGCGAAAATCTGTCGTTCAAGCCGGATTAAATATTAAGGTATTTGCTGGGGAAGAAGTGCCTCATCATCTTTATCCCCTGATTTATCGGTTTTATAGTAGTACTTGTGACAAGTTTTATTGGGGTAGCAAATATTTAACACGAAAATTTTTTGAACAACTTTATCCTAAATACCGCGATCGCGTTGTTGTGATTGCCGCCTACAATGATGCTTTTGATCAAGTTGAGAATGAACATCCTGTTGGCCTTTCTTTTTGTTTACGCAAGGGAGAAAATTTTTATGGTCGTTATTGGGGCAGTTTACAAGAGTATGATTGTCTTCATTTTGAAGCTTGTTATTATCAACCTATTGATTGGGCCATTCAACAAGGGATAACCCTCTTTGATCCTGGGGCGGGCGGACAGCACAAACGTCGGCGAGGTTTTCCGGCTACCCCTAATTATAGTTTGCATCGTTTTTATCATCCCAAGATGACCCAGATTCTACAATACTATATTGACGAGATTAATCAAATTGAACAGGCTGAGATTGAGGCAATTAATCAGGATTTACCTTTTAGTAAACGGGAAATTGAGCTTAAGCTTTAA
- a CDS encoding cysteine desulfurase: MQIYLDYSATTPPRPEVLATVRKVLGEGWGNPSSLHQWGQRAALSLETARLQVANFLNAPNPDSIVFTSGGTEADNFAIMGIARQYSQPQHLIISSVEHSAISEPARFLAQQGWQVTRLPVNRQGRVNPLDLMAAIQDNTVLISIIYGQSEVGTLQPIEELGRIARSQGILFHTDAVQVAGRIPLDVQRLPVDLLSLSSHKIYGIQGAGALYVREGVNLLPLINGGGQEQKLRSGTQALPAIAGFGVAAELAAQEMATETPRLRALRDHLFDRLANCPFLDPTGDRLYRLPHHASFVIADSRKEGITGKTLVRQLDLAGIGISAGAACNSGKLNPSPILLAMGYDTSTALGGIRLTFGKDTAIADIDWTAIVLEQILERLMPQLVTV, translated from the coding sequence ATGCAAATTTATCTTGATTACAGCGCGACCACACCACCTCGCCCGGAAGTGTTAGCAACGGTACGAAAGGTTTTAGGAGAAGGTTGGGGAAATCCCTCTAGTCTGCACCAGTGGGGACAACGGGCGGCTTTAAGCTTAGAAACTGCGCGTTTACAAGTTGCTAACTTTTTAAATGCACCGAACCCGGACAGTATTGTGTTTACTTCTGGGGGAACGGAGGCAGATAATTTCGCGATCATGGGTATCGCTCGTCAATATTCTCAACCTCAGCATCTGATCATTTCTAGCGTTGAACATTCCGCTATTTCTGAACCTGCCCGTTTTCTGGCCCAGCAAGGTTGGCAAGTCACTCGTTTACCAGTTAATCGCCAAGGTCGTGTCAATCCGTTGGATTTAATGGCGGCGATTCAAGACAATACTGTTTTAATTTCAATTATCTATGGACAAAGTGAAGTGGGAACCCTGCAACCCATTGAAGAATTAGGCAGAATTGCTCGTTCCCAGGGAATTCTTTTCCATACTGATGCGGTTCAGGTAGCAGGGCGTATTCCCCTTGATGTACAACGTTTACCCGTTGATTTACTCTCACTTTCCAGTCATAAAATTTATGGTATTCAGGGTGCAGGGGCCCTTTATGTGCGGGAAGGTGTGAATTTATTGCCCTTAATCAATGGAGGTGGCCAAGAACAAAAACTTCGCTCAGGGACTCAAGCTCTACCAGCGATCGCCGGTTTTGGGGTGGCAGCAGAATTAGCGGCTCAGGAGATGGCGACAGAAACACCTCGTTTGAGGGCCCTGCGAGATCATCTTTTCGATCGATTGGCTAATTGTCCTTTTCTTGACCCAACCGGCGATCGCCTTTATCGTTTACCTCACCATGCCAGTTTTGTGATTGCGGATTCGAGAAAGGAAGGGATTACGGGCAAAACGCTGGTTAGACAATTAGATTTAGCGGGTATTGGCATTAGTGCGGGGGCTGCTTGTAACAGTGGCAAGTTAAATCCCAGTCCGATTTTGTTGGCGATGGGTTACGATACTTCGACGGCTTTGGGCGGAATTCGTCTGACCTTTGGCAAAGATACGGCGATCGCGGATATTGATTGGACAGCAATAGTTTTAGAACAAATTTTAGAAAGATTAATGCCCCAACTGGTTACAGTTTAA